From Acinetobacter sp. WCHAc010034, a single genomic window includes:
- a CDS encoding plasmid replication DNA-binding protein — protein sequence MAKLSLSEVSNRFNVSRSTLYRAIKEGRISRSADGLFDIAEVIRCFGEPIKKHEQKQEVDQSKDDADLRQLVDFMKKEIESYKDREKRYLDQIDRFQLLLGHKESEEKMSHDTPVTHSNDAPCDNNSGISETIDNNRDSEIKTSHETLVTRPNETPKHVPNTHYETKKKRGLFGRVLNAVFDHD from the coding sequence ATGGCTAAATTATCACTAAGTGAAGTATCTAACCGCTTTAACGTCAGTCGTTCTACGCTATATAGGGCCATAAAAGAAGGGCGTATATCTCGAAGCGCTGATGGTCTTTTTGATATTGCAGAAGTCATCCGATGCTTTGGAGAGCCGATCAAAAAGCATGAACAAAAACAAGAAGTGGATCAGTCTAAAGATGATGCTGATTTACGTCAGCTTGTTGATTTTATGAAAAAGGAAATTGAGTCATACAAAGATCGTGAGAAACGCTATTTAGATCAAATAGACCGCTTTCAATTGCTATTAGGGCATAAAGAGTCTGAAGAAAAAATGTCTCATGATACACCAGTGACACATTCCAATGATGCACCATGCGACAACAATAGTGGAATAAGTGAAACTATTGATAATAATAGAGATAGTGAAATTAAAACATCCCATGAGACATTGGTGACACGCCCTAATGAAACACCAAAACACGTACCAAATACGCATTATGAGACAAAGAAAAAACGTGGATTATTTGGCCGTGTGCTAAATGCTGTTTTTGATCATGACTGA